In Methanothrix sp., a genomic segment contains:
- the engB gene encoding GTP-binding protein EngB, with product MSREIVLIGRSNVGKSTLFWQLTGTRVRVGKRPGITLHPFKAPLGKVYYVDMPGYGFMFKASRAEQEKTKDLIVHYFEEHASEILLAVQVIDASSFLDIADRWEGRGEVPLEIELWEFLDDLGLDVILAANKMDRIARQDRDGALDLICERLGMLPPWTQWQDKVAPISAKQGQIEPLRALISAKVALI from the coding sequence ATGTCCCGCGAAATCGTCCTCATCGGCCGGTCCAATGTCGGCAAATCCACCCTTTTCTGGCAGCTCACTGGAACCCGGGTCCGGGTGGGCAAGAGGCCTGGCATCACACTGCATCCCTTCAAGGCCCCGCTTGGAAAGGTCTATTATGTGGATATGCCCGGCTACGGATTCATGTTCAAGGCCAGCCGGGCGGAGCAGGAGAAGACCAAGGACCTGATCGTCCATTACTTCGAGGAGCACGCCAGTGAGATCCTCCTGGCGGTACAGGTGATCGACGCCTCATCCTTCCTGGATATAGCCGACCGCTGGGAGGGGCGGGGTGAGGTGCCCCTGGAGATCGAGCTGTGGGAGTTCCTGGACGATCTGGGCCTGGACGTTATCCTGGCGGCGAATAAGATGGACCGCATAGCCAGGCAGGATAGAGACGGAGCACTGGATCTGATCTGCGAGCGGCTGGGAATGCTCCCCCCCTGGACCCAGTGGCAGGATAAGGTTGCTCCCATCAGCGCCAAGCAGGGCCAGATCGAGCCCCTTCGGGCCCTCATCTCTGCAAAGGTGGCTTTAATCTGA
- a CDS encoding co-chaperone YbbN: MPLQRSHKIAIIAVVALLAISATVVRLAPVNNTGPSSSALLQDNSKYVQELTDESVDQFLSSSTLSVLEFYYPGCSPCNFVGNVTRELSHELDGQVRFGRMNVKDKGNSKTIKDYKVSRYPTLLIFDQGLWSAE; this comes from the coding sequence ATGCCATTACAGAGGAGTCATAAGATCGCCATAATCGCCGTCGTTGCCCTTCTGGCAATATCTGCGACGGTGGTCAGGCTCGCCCCTGTGAACAATACGGGGCCATCGAGCTCTGCGTTGCTTCAGGATAATTCAAAGTATGTACAGGAGCTGACCGACGAGAGCGTCGATCAATTCTTGAGCAGCAGCACTCTCTCTGTCTTGGAATTTTACTATCCTGGCTGCAGCCCTTGCAACTTCGTTGGCAATGTCACAAGAGAGCTCTCTCATGAGCTCGATGGACAGGTCCGGTTCGGCAGGATGAATGTCAAGGATAAAGGAAACAGCAAGACGATCAAGGATTATAAGGTATCCAGGTATCCTACCCTCCTCATCTTCGACCAGGGGCTCTGGTCAGCAGAATAA
- a CDS encoding McrC family protein produces MQMIENRNHIDLHEWTKLEPTEGSIGELFLENDPLARKMAQDLSAKGMLHITELRQGLSIRSTSFVGRIKLGDINISIRPKIKNAPLLKLIRYAYGLRDLQLFFPTEYGVESKNFQDLLITQLAAEADELISRGLHRKYTREDGNIISPKGKINIQKIAKEGGIRHASLPCTYYPRLENCLINQFLAEGLRLGACITEDILLISRLRRLIVLIQDSSSSVELNRYTIKRLHREMDRLTAAYRPAINIIEILFQLKGVSLEDIGGLKLPGFLFDMNKFFQALLSRFLRENLPGYVIQDNYRLSGMISYVQNPRNRPDPSLQPDYVIQKEKGSEIVSVLDAKYRDLWIEPLPSEMLYQLAIYALSPISGGTATILYPTIDPEAEEARININDPIHERNYAKVVLRPVNLDKLAYLISHENAVQERVEYARWLALNGVNPSEWTMS; encoded by the coding sequence ATGCAGATGATTGAAAACAGAAATCACATTGATCTCCATGAATGGACTAAACTTGAGCCTACCGAAGGGAGTATAGGAGAACTCTTTCTCGAAAACGATCCACTCGCGCGCAAGATGGCCCAAGACCTTTCAGCGAAAGGTATGCTGCATATAACTGAGCTTCGTCAGGGGTTATCGATTAGGTCAACATCTTTCGTCGGGAGGATTAAACTGGGTGACATCAATATCTCTATTCGCCCCAAAATAAAAAATGCCCCTTTGCTTAAACTTATTCGCTATGCTTACGGACTTCGTGACCTTCAACTATTTTTTCCAACGGAATATGGTGTAGAATCTAAGAACTTCCAAGACTTGCTAATAACTCAACTTGCGGCAGAGGCCGACGAACTCATTTCACGGGGTTTGCATCGGAAATATACACGTGAGGATGGCAACATTATCAGCCCAAAAGGGAAGATAAATATACAAAAGATTGCCAAGGAAGGCGGGATTCGGCATGCATCTTTGCCTTGTACATACTATCCAAGGCTGGAAAATTGTTTGATCAACCAGTTTTTGGCCGAAGGTTTGCGCCTCGGAGCCTGCATTACAGAGGATATCCTTTTGATATCAAGGCTTCGCCGTTTGATAGTATTAATTCAAGATAGCTCATCTTCTGTTGAGCTAAATCGGTACACAATAAAGCGACTACATAGGGAGATGGATAGGCTGACTGCAGCTTACAGGCCTGCAATAAATATTATTGAGATCTTGTTTCAGCTAAAAGGAGTCTCACTGGAAGATATAGGTGGTTTAAAGCTTCCTGGTTTCCTTTTCGATATGAACAAGTTCTTTCAAGCGCTTTTATCACGGTTTCTAAGAGAAAATTTGCCCGGCTATGTTATCCAGGATAACTATCGATTAAGTGGCATGATATCCTATGTACAAAACCCAAGAAATAGACCAGATCCCTCTTTACAACCCGATTATGTTATTCAAAAAGAAAAAGGATCTGAAATAGTCTCCGTGCTGGATGCTAAATACCGAGATCTTTGGATTGAACCTTTGCCTTCAGAAATGCTATATCAACTGGCGATCTATGCTTTGAGTCCAATATCCGGAGGAACAGCAACAATCCTTTACCCAACAATTGACCCTGAAGCAGAGGAAGCTAGAATTAATATCAACGATCCTATTCATGAACGCAACTATGCTAAAGTTGTTCTGCGTCCTGTAAATTTGGACAAGCTCGCATACTTGATCTCGCACGAAAATGCTGTTCAGGAACGTGTTGAATATGCCCGATGGCTAGCTTTGAATGGAGTGAACCCCTCCGAGTGGACAATGAGTTAA
- a CDS encoding co-chaperone YbbN: MHIRTEIKRMMITYLIAGALLSLSSITLAGAIIDSQPVDSAVLQLDYSTINETIARYPFFVLVIHKPLCNPCERMEAAIHELSLELEDQAAFGMINGKNNPLAEKRYNVTGHPTLLVFENGTLVERSEGFASKRYIVERLRLAKPDLNTSQVTYNQ, encoded by the coding sequence TTGCATATCAGAACAGAGATAAAGCGGATGATGATCACCTATCTTATAGCGGGCGCATTGCTCTCGCTATCGAGCATAACCCTGGCTGGCGCAATCATTGATTCGCAGCCTGTCGACAGTGCCGTCCTGCAGTTGGATTACAGCACCATAAATGAGACCATTGCCAGGTATCCATTCTTCGTCCTGGTCATCCACAAGCCTCTATGCAATCCCTGCGAGAGGATGGAGGCGGCAATCCATGAGCTATCCCTTGAGCTGGAGGACCAGGCAGCATTCGGGATGATAAATGGCAAAAATAACCCTCTCGCCGAGAAGAGGTATAACGTCACCGGTCATCCCACGCTGCTTGTGTTTGAGAACGGAACTCTGGTGGAGAGGAGTGAGGGGTTCGCCTCCAAGAGGTATATTGTAGAGAGGCTGCGCCTGGCTAAGCCGGATCTGAACACAAGCCAGGTCACATACAATCAGTGA
- a CDS encoding tetratricopeptide repeat protein, giving the protein MYLEELLRQAPENPDLLYNLGLCDVDLGQLNQGRELMHRGLKMVL; this is encoded by the coding sequence ATCTACCTGGAGGAACTCCTCCGCCAGGCTCCCGAGAATCCCGATCTCCTCTACAACCTGGGCCTCTGTGATGTGGATCTCGGCCAGCTTAATCAGGGGCGAGAGCTGATGCACCGCGGCCTGAAGATGGTGCTGTAG
- a CDS encoding mechanosensitive ion channel family protein, which translates to MNLSRAMSLADPQLVADQIQYQVDSAAGRHIDLASLRLLADAIEGIDIVYIVVTLIVITIIIILTRAAAGLVDRMLRNHIPQVANRMEVRMDETMQLMIRRIVSAAIHLIGLMLVILQVPQLHSIATAMLAGAGIAGLAIGYAAKDSLSNFTSGIFIALFQPFRVGDLVDFRNEYGQIEDLTLRHTVIRTSDNRRIFVPNSIMSTEPIINWTIREKEITWSVDFDLERAADIDRAKEIILERARLHPLVLADRPMSVQLASSRASEILLRLEVTVPGRNVAKRVGNEIREAVIKQFEAEGLPPSSQCPIRLKPPLQR; encoded by the coding sequence ATGAATCTCTCTAGAGCGATGAGCCTGGCAGACCCCCAGCTTGTGGCCGATCAGATTCAGTATCAGGTGGATTCAGCAGCAGGAAGGCATATAGATCTCGCATCCCTGCGCCTCCTGGCAGATGCTATCGAGGGAATAGATATTGTATATATCGTTGTAACTTTAATAGTAATAACAATCATAATAATTCTGACCAGGGCGGCTGCCGGGCTGGTGGATCGCATGCTGCGCAATCATATCCCCCAGGTGGCGAACCGGATGGAGGTAAGGATGGACGAGACCATGCAGCTTATGATCCGCAGGATCGTCTCTGCCGCCATCCATCTCATCGGCCTGATGCTGGTCATCCTGCAGGTTCCACAGTTGCATAGCATTGCCACTGCCATGCTCGCCGGAGCGGGGATTGCCGGCCTGGCCATCGGCTATGCGGCCAAGGATTCCCTGTCCAACTTCACCTCCGGGATCTTCATCGCTCTATTTCAGCCCTTCCGGGTGGGAGATCTGGTAGACTTTAGAAATGAATACGGCCAGATCGAGGATCTAACCCTAAGGCATACAGTGATTCGCACCTCAGACAACCGCAGGATCTTTGTGCCCAACAGCATCATGAGCACTGAGCCCATCATAAACTGGACGATCAGGGAGAAAGAGATCACCTGGTCGGTGGACTTCGATCTGGAGAGGGCAGCGGATATAGACCGGGCAAAGGAGATCATCCTGGAGAGGGCTCGTCTTCATCCTCTGGTCCTGGCGGATAGGCCGATGAGCGTTCAGTTGGCCAGCTCCAGGGCCTCGGAGATCCTTCTCAGACTGGAGGTGACCGTGCCGGGGAGAAATGTGGCCAAGAGGGTGGGCAATGAGATCAGAGAGGCAGTGATCAAGCAGTTCGAGGCTGAGGGATTGCCGCCCTCATCCCAGTGCCCGATCAGATTAAAGCCACCTTTGCAGAGATGA
- a CDS encoding AAA family ATPase, with protein sequence MLRKIPIIGFLIIDEINRGDIPRIFGELITILEKNKRGKPVTLPLSKAQFQVPDNIYIIGTMNTADRSIALLDTALRRRFGFIEIMPDSSILGRSSVRGIPLGPWLDAINRQICDNIGRDARNLQIGHSYLLENGSPISDFSIFSRVIQEDIIPLLEEYCYEDYSVLEKILGKGLVDVGNQRIKHELFEESRRDDLIQALITPFPVMFTSSRVQESESEEPEEDLTGSEIISEENADD encoded by the coding sequence ATGCTCAGAAAGATACCGATCATAGGTTTTTTGATCATTGATGAGATCAATCGAGGTGATATACCACGAATTTTCGGAGAACTTATAACTATTTTAGAGAAAAATAAACGAGGAAAACCTGTAACCTTGCCCCTAAGTAAAGCGCAATTTCAAGTTCCAGATAATATATATATAATAGGTACTATGAACACTGCGGACAGGTCTATTGCTCTGTTGGATACTGCATTGAGACGCCGGTTTGGTTTCATTGAAATAATGCCAGATAGCTCAATTTTAGGACGTTCTAGTGTAAGAGGGATTCCATTAGGGCCCTGGCTAGACGCCATAAATCGACAGATATGTGATAATATAGGACGAGATGCACGCAACCTGCAGATAGGCCATTCATATTTATTGGAGAATGGGTCTCCGATCTCAGATTTTTCAATATTCTCAAGGGTTATTCAGGAGGATATAATCCCTCTCTTAGAAGAGTACTGCTATGAAGACTACTCTGTATTGGAGAAGATTCTTGGAAAAGGACTTGTTGATGTTGGTAATCAGCGGATTAAACATGAACTTTTTGAGGAATCACGTCGAGACGACCTTATTCAGGCATTGATCACACCATTCCCAGTAATGTTTACATCTTCGCGGGTTCAGGAATCTGAAAGTGAGGAACCAGAAGAGGATTTAACCGGATCAGAAATCATCTCTGAGGAAAATGCAGATGATTGA
- the mfnA gene encoding tyrosine decarboxylase MfnA produces the protein MRERSLPADEVIASLARTKEHDYSYDRFFSTMCSRPHPIAVRAHDMFLETNLGDPGLFPGTAGLEEETVRMLGELLGCPQAQGYISTGGTESNIQAVRAAKNRSGKREGNIIVPASAHFSFDKIGDLLSLEVRKAELDSHLRVDISSVEALIDEQTAALVGIAGTTEFGQVDPIEELADIASEWGIHLHVDAAFGGFVLPFLDNGLKWDFSLPAVSSITIDPHKMGLATIPAGGLLFRNQDCMNALETETHYLTRAKQTSLTGTRSGASAAAAYAVMMHLGREGFREMVGYCMELTRHLVRGAREIGVEPLIEPVMNVVALQVPQPPKVRERLMDRDWHVSMTREPKRALRLILMTHMSHENIDLFLADLKEILADIN, from the coding sequence ATGAGAGAGAGATCTCTTCCCGCAGATGAGGTGATCGCCAGTCTGGCGAGGACGAAAGAGCATGACTACAGCTACGACCGGTTCTTCTCCACCATGTGCTCCCGCCCTCACCCCATAGCTGTGAGGGCCCATGATATGTTCCTGGAGACCAACCTGGGAGATCCCGGGCTCTTCCCCGGGACGGCGGGGTTGGAGGAGGAGACAGTTCGGATGCTGGGAGAGCTCCTGGGCTGCCCTCAGGCCCAGGGCTACATCTCCACTGGCGGCACGGAGTCGAACATCCAGGCCGTCCGCGCAGCCAAAAACCGGTCTGGCAAGAGAGAGGGGAATATCATCGTTCCTGCATCGGCTCATTTCTCCTTTGACAAGATAGGGGACCTTCTATCCCTGGAGGTGCGCAAAGCAGAGCTCGACTCTCATCTCAGAGTGGACATCAGCTCTGTTGAGGCGCTGATCGATGAGCAGACAGCAGCCCTGGTGGGAATAGCAGGGACCACTGAGTTTGGCCAGGTGGATCCAATAGAAGAGCTGGCGGATATCGCCAGCGAATGGGGGATTCACCTCCATGTGGATGCTGCCTTCGGCGGCTTTGTCCTCCCCTTTCTGGATAATGGCCTCAAGTGGGACTTCTCTTTGCCTGCAGTAAGCTCCATCACCATAGATCCCCATAAGATGGGACTGGCCACTATACCTGCCGGCGGCCTGCTCTTCCGCAACCAGGATTGCATGAATGCCCTGGAGACAGAGACCCATTATCTCACCCGGGCCAAGCAGACATCCCTGACCGGCACCAGGAGCGGGGCTTCCGCTGCGGCCGCCTATGCAGTGATGATGCATCTGGGAAGGGAGGGATTCAGGGAGATGGTCGGCTACTGCATGGAGCTGACACGCCATCTGGTCCGGGGGGCAAGAGAGATCGGAGTGGAGCCCCTGATCGAGCCGGTGATGAATGTGGTTGCTCTGCAGGTTCCCCAGCCTCCCAAGGTTCGCGAGAGGCTGATGGATCGCGACTGGCACGTATCCATGACCAGGGAGCCGAAGAGGGCATTGAGGCTGATCCTTATGACCCATATGAGCCATGAGAACATCGATCTCTTTCTGGCAGACCTGAAGGAGATTCTGGCCGATATCAATTAA
- a CDS encoding toll/interleukin-1 receptor domain-containing protein, whose protein sequence is MDELRYHDAKMISRIYISHDPDDEDLALRLSLALERVGLESYSALYNQSPAIALADRVSFAIRNSECLVALVTQKGSRSPLLCQEIGLARGIDLLIIPLQEEGVQLPFLIDSLRPLSFRRESYADAIGILIKTIRELGRLEWLKVVCPRCEEEMTQYLTDQDEVDSALEGRTFLETICSYCQNAIQLDPRTFEPLSGREGMAGSRKLDF, encoded by the coding sequence TTGGACGAGCTGAGATATCATGATGCCAAGATGATCTCTCGAATCTATATATCCCACGATCCGGATGACGAGGACCTGGCCCTTCGGCTCTCCCTGGCGCTGGAACGGGTGGGCCTGGAGAGCTATTCCGCTCTGTACAACCAATCTCCTGCTATCGCTCTTGCCGATAGGGTCTCCTTTGCCATAAGAAACTCAGAGTGCCTGGTGGCCCTGGTGACGCAGAAGGGCAGCCGATCTCCTCTCCTTTGCCAGGAGATAGGTCTGGCCAGGGGAATCGATCTGCTCATCATCCCCCTGCAGGAAGAGGGCGTGCAGCTCCCTTTTCTCATCGATTCACTGAGACCTCTGTCCTTCAGAAGGGAGAGCTATGCTGATGCCATCGGCATCTTGATAAAGACCATCCGGGAGTTGGGCCGCCTGGAGTGGCTGAAGGTGGTCTGCCCCAGATGCGAAGAGGAGATGACCCAGTATCTGACCGACCAGGATGAGGTGGACTCTGCTCTGGAAGGGAGAACCTTCCTGGAGACGATCTGCAGCTACTGTCAGAATGCAATCCAGCTTGACCCCCGGACCTTCGAGCCTCTTTCCGGCAGGGAGGGGATGGCCGGATCCAGAAAGCTCGATTTTTAA
- a CDS encoding amidohydrolase gives MLIKNVSILQSSRLLPGQDIRIEEGKIAQIGPGLPRERSDEVIEGNGMLAIPGLVNCHTHLAMSLLRGYADDMELMPWLEEKIWPLEARLTEEDIYWGVKLGCLELIRFGITCYNDMYYFPDMTAAATKEMGLRAFISGVVFDMKPELLSQVEPFIHRWKDDALIRPAVGPHAAYTCSEETLLKVREIAEKHQVMVHMHLSETRKEVDGFLLSRGMSPVEYLDSLGLLNSRLAAIHCVWLSEEDCCLLERRGANVVACTVSNLKLASGIAPLNTLMKAGVNVCLGTDSASSNNNLSLFEEMKTTAVVQKNAYHTPAAFSAEEIWQFATDNACRAFGLNSGIRAGANADLALIDLKKPWFVPRSNIISHLVYSMAGGVETTIVNGRILMQNGIIPGEEEILERAQERFQRLSSED, from the coding sequence ATGCTCATAAAGAATGTATCCATCCTTCAGTCCAGCCGCCTTCTGCCAGGGCAGGATATCAGAATCGAGGAGGGCAAGATCGCCCAGATCGGCCCCGGCCTGCCCCGAGAGCGCAGCGATGAGGTGATAGAGGGCAATGGAATGCTGGCCATCCCCGGCCTGGTCAACTGCCATACCCACCTGGCAATGAGCCTCCTGCGGGGCTATGCCGACGACATGGAGCTGATGCCCTGGCTGGAGGAGAAGATCTGGCCCCTGGAGGCGCGGCTGACTGAGGAGGATATCTACTGGGGGGTGAAGCTCGGCTGCCTGGAGCTGATCAGATTCGGCATCACCTGTTATAATGATATGTACTATTTCCCGGATATGACTGCTGCGGCGACAAAGGAGATGGGGCTGAGGGCGTTTATCTCGGGCGTGGTCTTCGATATGAAGCCCGAGCTTCTCTCCCAGGTCGAGCCCTTCATCCACAGGTGGAAGGATGATGCGCTGATAAGGCCGGCCGTGGGCCCCCATGCTGCTTACACCTGCTCAGAGGAGACCCTTCTCAAGGTGAGAGAGATCGCAGAAAAGCATCAGGTGATGGTCCATATGCACCTCTCAGAGACCCGCAAGGAGGTGGACGGATTTCTGCTCAGCCGGGGCATGAGCCCGGTGGAGTACCTGGACTCGCTCGGCCTATTGAACAGCCGCCTTGCCGCCATCCACTGCGTCTGGCTCTCTGAGGAGGACTGCTGCCTCCTGGAGAGGAGGGGGGCCAATGTGGTGGCCTGCACTGTGAGCAATCTGAAGCTGGCCTCGGGCATCGCACCGCTGAACACTCTGATGAAGGCCGGAGTGAATGTATGTCTGGGGACGGACAGCGCATCCAGCAACAACAACCTCAGCCTGTTCGAGGAGATGAAAACAACAGCCGTTGTGCAGAAGAATGCCTATCACACCCCTGCCGCCTTCTCTGCGGAGGAGATCTGGCAGTTCGCCACAGATAACGCCTGCCGGGCATTTGGATTGAACAGCGGAATCCGTGCCGGGGCCAATGCCGACCTGGCCTTGATCGACCTGAAAAAGCCCTGGTTCGTCCCCCGGTCGAATATCATATCCCATCTGGTCTACAGCATGGCAGGGGGGGTGGAGACCACCATCGTCAACGGACGGATTCTGATGCAGAATGGCATCATACCGGGGGAGGAGGAGATCCTGGAAAGAGCACAGGAGCGCTTCCAGAGGCTCTCCTCTGAGGATTAG
- the corA gene encoding magnesium/cobalt transporter CorA, translated as MTVLNGPTLPSYIQQSRELPRFTVFNYDESHFLEMETDDVEDCLIFRDRPNITWINVDHPRQVYSLEKLGTCYGLHPLVVEDILTDQRPKVEDYEDYIFIALKMLYYEEGEGDDDDEIGDFNIDMDQVSIIFGENFIISFCEKDIDIFRPLKEKLRTSRGRIRKQGTDYLAYSMIDLIVDHYFVIMEKLGDRFEELEDSVVSNPEQGTLPAIYNLKRDMLFLRKSVWPLREAISRMHRMDSHLISETTKIYLRDVYDHTIQVIENIETFREMSSSLLETYLSSLSNKLNEVIKLLTIISTIFIPLTFLSGLYGMNFTHMPELEHPWGYPAVLVLMLLVVVVMLAYFYRKKWI; from the coding sequence GTGACCGTTCTCAATGGCCCAACGCTCCCTTCTTACATACAGCAGAGTCGAGAGCTGCCCAGGTTCACTGTGTTCAACTATGATGAGAGTCACTTCCTTGAGATGGAGACAGATGATGTTGAGGATTGTCTGATATTCCGGGATCGACCTAATATAACCTGGATCAATGTAGACCATCCCCGGCAGGTCTATTCACTGGAGAAGCTTGGAACGTGCTATGGATTGCATCCTCTGGTCGTGGAGGACATTCTCACCGATCAGCGTCCCAAGGTGGAGGATTATGAGGATTACATCTTCATAGCCCTCAAGATGTTATATTACGAGGAGGGGGAGGGAGACGATGACGATGAGATCGGGGATTTCAATATCGACATGGACCAGGTGAGCATAATCTTCGGCGAAAACTTTATAATATCTTTTTGCGAGAAGGATATAGATATATTCCGCCCCCTCAAGGAGAAGCTAAGGACATCCCGGGGACGGATAAGAAAGCAGGGGACCGATTATCTGGCCTACTCCATGATCGATCTGATCGTCGACCATTATTTTGTGATCATGGAGAAGCTGGGCGACAGATTCGAGGAGTTGGAGGACTCAGTGGTCTCCAATCCCGAACAGGGAACCCTCCCTGCAATCTACAATCTGAAAAGAGATATGCTCTTTCTGCGTAAGTCGGTCTGGCCTCTGAGGGAGGCGATAAGTCGCATGCATAGAATGGACTCGCACCTCATCTCTGAGACCACCAAGATCTATCTGAGGGATGTGTACGACCATACCATTCAGGTGATCGAGAACATAGAGACATTCAGAGAGATGTCCTCCTCCCTTTTGGAGACCTATCTATCCAGCCTGAGCAATAAGCTAAATGAGGTGATCAAGCTCCTGACCATCATCTCCACCATATTCATCCCCCTGACCTTCCTGTCTGGCCTTTACGGCATGAACTTCACCCACATGCCAGAGCTGGAGCATCCCTGGGGCTATCCCGCCGTCCTGGTGCTGATGCTGCTGGTGGTGGTGGTGATGCTGGCATACTTTTACCGGAAGAAATGGATCTGA
- a CDS encoding thioredoxin family protein produces MLPAAAESTKQPASEGPDAGAEKNTSEKCIPLIKLGIKEPDQAMLVDDATIDSAISQYQPLLVVVGFTNPCPYCDLFNSTVSELARELQGQVAFAMIDTRPNLESRERYNITRIPATLIFKDGRLAGMVQGNKDKSIIVAKLKEIDPSLNLSRVSLPLSQLKLTPQEACAKMNKSDQPLLQAFVVSRCPFGLQMQRIMAAVISEAEGSEEHLKVRYIGSVDAENNTIRAMHGDVEAQENLRQICIREEEPDRYWDYIRCYMREGKAKECLQSASIDVGRLESCTNGSSRGVAYAREDFEIAEKFKITGSPTLLMNDEIVRESHFATNTTNARSPEALKELLCCGFKERPEFCSLTLNESRAATMFSAARPEA; encoded by the coding sequence TTGCTGCCAGCGGCTGCCGAATCCACAAAGCAGCCGGCCTCTGAGGGGCCAGATGCGGGGGCAGAGAAGAATACATCAGAGAAATGCATACCCTTAATCAAGCTGGGCATAAAGGAGCCAGATCAGGCAATGCTGGTAGATGATGCGACCATAGATTCAGCTATATCTCAGTATCAGCCCTTGCTTGTTGTTGTAGGGTTCACAAACCCCTGCCCTTATTGCGATCTTTTCAATTCCACAGTCTCAGAGCTGGCAAGAGAGCTGCAGGGCCAGGTGGCCTTCGCCATGATAGACACACGGCCAAATTTAGAGAGCCGGGAGAGGTACAACATAACTCGGATACCAGCCACTCTCATATTCAAGGACGGAAGGCTCGCAGGAATGGTGCAGGGCAACAAGGACAAGTCCATAATTGTGGCCAAGCTCAAGGAGATAGATCCGAGCCTGAACCTGAGCAGAGTCTCCCTCCCCCTCTCTCAGCTCAAGCTGACGCCACAAGAAGCATGCGCCAAGATGAATAAGTCAGATCAGCCCCTCCTGCAGGCCTTCGTTGTATCCCGATGTCCGTTCGGCCTGCAGATGCAGAGGATCATGGCCGCTGTCATCAGCGAGGCAGAGGGGTCGGAAGAGCACCTTAAGGTGAGATATATCGGATCTGTGGATGCAGAGAACAACACCATAAGGGCTATGCATGGCGATGTAGAGGCTCAGGAAAACCTGCGCCAGATATGCATCAGAGAGGAAGAGCCCGACAGGTACTGGGATTATATCCGCTGCTATATGAGGGAGGGCAAAGCCAAAGAGTGCCTGCAGTCTGCCTCAATAGATGTGGGTCGGCTCGAATCATGCACCAACGGCTCCTCCCGGGGCGTGGCCTATGCCCGGGAGGACTTCGAGATAGCTGAGAAGTTCAAGATAACAGGCTCGCCAACATTGCTCATGAACGATGAGATCGTCAGGGAGTCTCACTTTGCCACCAATACCACCAATGCGCGCAGCCCTGAAGCATTGAAGGAGCTGCTCTGCTGCGGCTTCAAGGAGAGGCCGGAGTTCTGCTCCCTCACACTGAATGAGAGCCGGGCGGCGACGATGTTCTCGGCCGCCCGGCCGGAGGCATGA
- a CDS encoding YkgJ family cysteine cluster protein, translating to MSIPGEDTAKDREGKGEEDIEGKGEGDIEGRGEGDPRNDLKMNPKDVALLLYRAMMLPDGEVFPQPDQPKYTSADYTRMACHILFCCKRCGTCCTTGDPIRLRPEDAVQLAKHLKIPLRKALKKYTVPDPKRAGVLNFKHILPCKFYDKRAEGCKIYSARPWSCRIFPFLGVYGSSRQVVVNPSCPGSVETMTALTEAMEEVRREQQGYSPSREEIRRSKERLRSALESI from the coding sequence ATGTCCATACCGGGAGAGGATACAGCAAAGGATAGAGAAGGGAAGGGAGAAGAGGATATAGAAGGGAAGGGGGAAGGGGATATAGAAGGGAGGGGAGAAGGGGATCCAAGAAATGATCTGAAAATGAATCCAAAAGATGTGGCCCTTCTGCTTTACCGGGCCATGATGCTCCCGGACGGGGAGGTCTTCCCGCAGCCCGATCAGCCGAAGTACACCTCCGCCGATTATACCCGCATGGCCTGTCACATTCTCTTCTGCTGCAAAAGGTGCGGGACCTGCTGCACCACTGGAGATCCCATCCGCCTGCGGCCCGAGGATGCTGTACAACTGGCAAAGCATCTCAAAATCCCCCTGAGAAAGGCCCTGAAAAAGTATACCGTTCCCGATCCCAAAAGGGCGGGAGTGCTCAATTTCAAGCATATTCTGCCCTGCAAGTTCTACGACAAAAGAGCAGAGGGCTGCAAGATCTACTCTGCCCGCCCCTGGTCCTGCCGCATCTTTCCCTTTCTGGGGGTCTACGGCTCCTCCCGCCAGGTGGTGGTAAACCCCTCCTGTCCGGGGTCAGTTGAGACAATGACCGCCTTAACCGAGGCAATGGAGGAGGTAAGACGAGAGCAGCAGGGATATTCCCCCAGCAGGGAGGAGATCAGGCGGAGCAAGGAGAGGCTGCGAAGTGCCCTGGAATCGATCTAA